The following are encoded together in the Tripterygium wilfordii isolate XIE 37 chromosome 18, ASM1340144v1, whole genome shotgun sequence genome:
- the LOC119983473 gene encoding receptor-like kinase LIP2 produces the protein MESSNGVSLEKFTWKDLEMFTNNFSEKIFIDVTQYGKVYHGTTPQGQGVTVKIWGNFGFYPHFGVKNDVRLQQELRFLGHSSMQNNPCLVKLIGYCIDGDDHLGVVYNIKSRDAFTWTDRMGVALKFACLLETLHSDDPPYLVRNIDAAHILLDQDFVPVLFDFSLLTGGIFGDCQTMDFPSMPVGYVDGVYSYTGHYAKRSDVFAFGVVLLMLITKRVGARVTKKKRDNMPMDMAERCVYVWAEIEYKRLSKMIWTKPSLVHKSLKVDTCFESQHGLAMRCVKRLDPFGELDGQGKRPSMTEVVRSLQSICM, from the exons ATGGAATCGAGTAATGGAGTATCTCTAGAGAAATTCACTTGGAAGGACTTGGAAATGTTCACCAATAACTTCAGTGAGAAAATTTTTATTGATGTCACCCAATATGGCAAGGTTTACCACGGAACAACTCCCCAGGGTCAAGGGGTCACAGTGAAGATCTGGGGAAATTTTGGATTCTACCCCCATTTTGGTGTTAAAAACGATGTCAGATTGCAA CAAGAACTACGATTCTTGGGGCATTCAAGCATGCAGAATAATCCTTGTTTGGTGAAGCTGATCGGATATTGCATCGATGGTGATGATCATCTGGGTGTTGTTTACAATATTAAGTCTAGGG ATGCTTTTACTTGGACAGACAGAATGGGCGTGGCACTTAAATTTGCATGTCTGCTTGAGACTTTGCATTCTGATGACCCCCCGTACTTGGTTCGCAATATCGACGCTGCTCACATATTGCTTGATCAG GATTTTGTTCCTGTTCTGTTCGACTTTTCTCTGCTCACCGGTGGTATTTTTGGTGATTGCCAAACGATGGATTTTCCCAGTATGCCTGTGGGCTATGTGGATGGTGTCTATTCTTATACAG GTCACTATGCAAAGAGATCGGATGTATTTGCATTTGGTGTTGTACTCTTAATGCTGATAACCAAAAGGGTTGGAGCCAGAGTTacgaaaaagaagagagataatATGCCGATGGATATGGCAGAACGATGTGTTTATGTTTGGgcagaaatagagtacaaacgacTAAGCAAGATGATTTGGACTAAGCCCTCCCTTGTGCATAAAAGCTTGAAGGTGGACACATGTTTTGAATCACAACATGGGCTTGCAATGCGCTGTGTAAAACGTCTTGATCCGTTTGGGGAGCTGGATGGCCAGGGCAAGCGGCCATCAATGACGGAAGTTGTTCGCAGCTTACAGTCCATATGCATGTGA